In Mercurialis annua linkage group LG5, ddMerAnnu1.2, whole genome shotgun sequence, a single genomic region encodes these proteins:
- the LOC126679884 gene encoding uncharacterized protein LOC126679884 isoform X1, with protein sequence MVCVACLLPLFLIPIVNALPLLFYYFKAKVYALFGWEYRKPERVPPACPYKPSAKNNSSLTQAGAEGEPGSKMSVSGSVEVIDGKQD encoded by the exons ATG GTTTGCGTAGCTTGCTTGTTGCCTTTGTTCTTGATCCCCATCGTCAACGCACTGCCTCTGCTCTTCTATTATTTCAAg GCCAAAGTTTATGCGCTGTTTGGATGGGAATACAGGAAACCAGAGAGGGTTCCTCCAGCTTGTCCATATAAACCCTCTGCTAAAAATAACAGCTCTCTCACA CAGGCAGGGGCAGAAGGTGAACCTGGATCAAAGATGTCTGTTTCAGGATCAGTTGAAGTAATAGATGGTAAGCAGGACTGA
- the LOC126679884 gene encoding uncharacterized protein LOC126679884 isoform X2, translated as MVCVACLLPLFLIPIVNALPLLFYYFKAKVYALFGWEYRKPERVPPACPYKPSAKNNSSLTAGAEGEPGSKMSVSGSVEVIDGKQD; from the exons ATG GTTTGCGTAGCTTGCTTGTTGCCTTTGTTCTTGATCCCCATCGTCAACGCACTGCCTCTGCTCTTCTATTATTTCAAg GCCAAAGTTTATGCGCTGTTTGGATGGGAATACAGGAAACCAGAGAGGGTTCCTCCAGCTTGTCCATATAAACCCTCTGCTAAAAATAACAGCTCTCTCACA GCAGGGGCAGAAGGTGAACCTGGATCAAAGATGTCTGTTTCAGGATCAGTTGAAGTAATAGATGGTAAGCAGGACTGA
- the LOC126683484 gene encoding uncharacterized protein LOC126683484 → MSRQLEPWCDLENKVVLVTGASAGIGREFCLDLAKAGCKVIAAARRVDRLKSLCDQINQHSSINAPLAIAVELDVCADGPTIDKSVETAWEAFGRIDALVNNAGVRGNVKTPLDLTEEEWDHVVKTNMKGSWLVSKYVCIRMRDTRIGGSIINISSIAGIDRGQLPGGVAYAASKAGLNAMTKVMAVELGVHNIRVNAISPGLFKSEITEVLMQKDWLNNVALRTVPLREYGTSDPALTSLVRYLIHDSSQYVSGNIFIVDAGATLPGLPIFSSL, encoded by the exons ATGTCACGGCAACTGGAGCCATGGTGCGATCTTGAGAACAAGGTGGTTCTAGTCACCGGGGCATCCGCCGGAATAGGCAGAGAATTCTGTCTCGACCTGGCCAAAGCCGGCTGCAAAGTCATAGCCGCTGCTCGCCGCGTCGACCGCCTCAAATCTCTCTGCGATCAAATCAATCAGCATAGCTCCATTAATGCCCCTCTGGCTATAGCTGTGGAGCTGGATGTCTGCGCCGATGGGCCGACCATCGATAAGTCTGTAGAGACTGCCTGGGAGGCGTTCGGTAGAATCGACGCTCTTGTTAATAATGCCGGTGTTAGag GGAATGTGAAGACGCCGCTGGATTTAACCGAGGAAGAGTGGGATCATGTGGTGAAAACGAATATGAAAGGGTCATGGTTGGTTTCAAAGTATGTATGTATTCGAATGCGTGACACCCGAATTGGAGGCTCCATTATTAACATCTCTTCAATTGCTGGTATTGATCGGGGTCAATTACCTGGTGGTGTTGCTTATGCTGCTTCTAAGGCCGGCCTCAATGCCATGACTAAG GTGATGGCTGTGGAGCTGGGAGTGCACAATATCAGAGTGAACGCTATATCGCCCGGACTTTTTAAATCAGAGATCACAGAGGTTCTTATGCAGAAAGACTGGCTGAACAACGTTGCTTTACGAACTGTGCCTTTAAGGGAATATGGTACTTCTGATCCGGCATTGACGTCCCTTGTCCGATATTTAATCCATGACTCCTCGCAATATGTTTCTGGCAATATATTCATTGTTGATGCTGGAGCAACCCTTCCAGGTCTCCCTATATTCTCATCCCTCTAA